The Nitrospira tepida genome includes a window with the following:
- a CDS encoding IS5 family transposase has protein sequence MRGEVTAQQAMFSYVSPEARVPATHPLRAIKARADEVLATLERTFDEMYSSTGRPSIPPERLLKSELLIALFSIRGHRLFCEELNYNILFRWFLDMNLDEPGFDHSTFSQNSERLLQHEVAQRFFDAVVTAARREGLLSDEHFTVDGTLIEAWASLKSVTPKAAPAAAPPDDPGNPTVDFHGERRTNATHQSTTDPEARLARKGQGKEAKLCFSGHVLMENRHGLCVDLQIAPATGTAERETALAMLRRQASRGIRPRTLGADKGYHCRDFVRQLRRRHIRPHLARVAGRRTPGLDGRTTRTVGYALSQRIRKRVEEIFGWLKTVGGLRKTRFRGLARTQHAALLVGAAYNLLRISRLQAPAPAT, from the coding sequence ATGCGCGGTGAGGTGACTGCTCAGCAAGCCATGTTCAGTTACGTGTCCCCCGAAGCCCGAGTTCCGGCCACCCACCCCCTGCGAGCGATCAAGGCGAGGGCTGACGAAGTCTTGGCGACCCTGGAGCGGACCTTTGACGAGATGTACAGCTCGACGGGACGGCCGTCGATCCCTCCCGAGCGGCTGCTGAAGAGCGAGTTGCTGATCGCGCTGTTCTCCATCCGTGGGCATCGGCTCTTCTGCGAGGAGCTCAACTACAACATCCTGTTTCGCTGGTTTCTGGACATGAATCTCGATGAGCCGGGGTTCGATCACAGCACGTTCAGCCAGAACAGTGAGCGGCTGCTCCAGCACGAGGTGGCCCAGCGGTTCTTTGACGCGGTGGTCACCGCCGCGCGCCGCGAGGGGCTGCTCTCGGATGAGCACTTCACCGTGGACGGCACGCTGATCGAAGCCTGGGCCTCGCTCAAAAGTGTCACGCCCAAGGCCGCCCCGGCGGCGGCACCGCCGGACGATCCCGGTAATCCTACCGTGGACTTTCATGGGGAGCGGCGCACCAACGCCACGCATCAGAGCACGACGGACCCGGAAGCTCGGTTGGCCCGTAAGGGCCAGGGCAAAGAGGCCAAGCTCTGCTTCTCCGGCCATGTCTTGATGGAGAACCGGCACGGCCTGTGTGTGGATCTGCAGATCGCGCCGGCCACCGGGACCGCCGAGCGGGAGACGGCCCTGGCCATGCTGCGCCGGCAGGCCAGCCGGGGCATTCGCCCCCGTACACTCGGGGCGGACAAGGGCTATCACTGCAGGGACTTCGTGCGCCAATTGCGTCGGCGCCACATTCGTCCCCATCTGGCGCGGGTGGCAGGCCGGCGCACACCCGGCCTCGATGGCCGCACCACGCGCACGGTGGGCTACGCGCTGAGCCAACGGATTCGCAAACGGGTGGAAGAGATCTTCGGCTGGCTCAAGACCGTGGGCGGCTTGCGCAAGACCCGCTTCCGAGGTCTCGCACGGACGCAGCATGCCGCCTTGCTCGTCGGCGCCGCCTACAACCTGCTCCGTATCAGCCGCCTGCAGGCGCCGGCACCGGCCACCTGA
- a CDS encoding PilZ domain-containing protein: MPRRATAQTSQQNIIPTGAEKRRHLRYPVQYRLRYTGKIGSRYVRGEGVLVDVSLEGCGIQGSCPVEQGHELTLQIDLPLKKLAVTLNRAVVRWASGGRFGIESS; encoded by the coding sequence ATGCCACGAAGAGCCACGGCTCAGACGTCGCAGCAGAACATCATTCCAACCGGAGCGGAAAAGCGCCGCCACCTACGATATCCGGTTCAGTATCGACTCCGCTACACCGGCAAGATCGGGAGTAGATATGTGCGCGGCGAAGGGGTGCTGGTCGACGTCTCCCTTGAAGGATGTGGAATACAGGGAAGCTGCCCTGTTGAGCAGGGACATGAGTTGACTCTTCAGATTGATCTTCCCCTGAAGAAATTGGCCGTGACTTTGAACCGGGCTGTCGTCCGATGGGCAAGCGGAGGCCGTTTCGGGATCGAATCCTCCTAG
- a CDS encoding PilZ domain-containing protein yields MTKPESLQQSEGEAFQARVPLEQRRAQRVADPCYFTYSGVSGERVVVGEGSVIDLSTEGFGVDGNREVQPGALLTLCLCLPDEEMPILIEEVRVAWVSGKRFGVQSLAIGHEERKRLTGYVWKLLANDVRKKPTNLFASQIAEAV; encoded by the coding sequence ATGACAAAGCCAGAATCGCTGCAACAGTCCGAAGGTGAAGCTTTCCAGGCTCGTGTTCCGCTCGAACAGCGTCGTGCACAACGTGTCGCTGATCCTTGTTATTTCACCTATTCCGGTGTGTCTGGTGAACGGGTCGTTGTCGGGGAGGGTTCCGTCATCGATCTCTCCACGGAGGGATTCGGGGTTGACGGAAACCGGGAAGTGCAACCTGGCGCCTTGCTGACTCTTTGTCTTTGCCTCCCAGATGAAGAGATGCCGATCCTCATCGAGGAAGTTCGCGTGGCATGGGTGAGCGGGAAACGATTCGGTGTACAGTCTCTTGCGATTGGCCATGAGGAACGCAAGCGGCTGACAGGATATGTTTGGAAATTGCTCGCGAACGATGTCCGGAAGAAGCCAACAAATCTCTTTGCGTCGCAGATCGCAGAGGCAGTGTAG
- a CDS encoding TIGR00725 family protein, with the protein MIGVMGPAKAGVRELEDARLLGELIARQGWILLTGGRASGVMEAASQGAKAVSGSLTVGILPDEKTKVSRYVDLAILTDLGNARNNVNVMSSDVIVACGLGGAGTVSEVALALKAKKHVILLDAEKTGAGLFRNLAPQLVSTAASPEEAVQMIKDLL; encoded by the coding sequence GTGATCGGCGTCATGGGACCTGCCAAGGCCGGAGTTCGCGAACTCGAGGACGCACGTCTCCTTGGCGAGCTCATTGCGCGGCAGGGGTGGATCTTGTTGACTGGGGGACGAGCGAGCGGCGTTATGGAAGCGGCCAGCCAAGGGGCCAAGGCGGTTTCTGGGAGCTTAACCGTCGGAATTCTGCCCGATGAAAAGACGAAAGTATCGCGCTATGTAGACCTCGCCATCCTGACGGATTTGGGGAATGCAAGAAATAATGTCAACGTCATGTCGAGTGATGTCATTGTGGCCTGCGGTCTTGGAGGGGCCGGCACGGTCTCCGAAGTTGCGCTGGCGCTGAAGGCCAAGAAGCACGTGATTCTTCTTGACGCCGAAAAAACAGGAGCGGGATTGTTTCGAAACCTGGCTCCACAATTGGTTTCTACTGCGGCTTCTCCTGAAGAGGCGGTTCAGATGATCAAGGATCTCCTCTAG